The following coding sequences are from one Ramlibacter agri window:
- a CDS encoding ABC transporter ATP-binding protein, which translates to MLAVRGLNAGYGRSQVLFDVDLELRAGEIVGLLGRNGMGKTTLVNAVMQLLPPWSGGVAFLGEPIAGRPAHEVARRGIALVPEGRQVFPNLSVREHLEAFTRPGPWTPDKLWDLFPRLAERRGHRGDQLSGGEQQMLAMARALATNPRLLILDEASEGLAPLVREEIWRVLGVLRDGGHSMLVIDKYVQRLVGLADRHVILEKGRVVWTGTSQALSADRALWTRYLGI; encoded by the coding sequence CTGCTCGCCGTGCGCGGCCTGAACGCCGGCTATGGCCGCAGCCAGGTGCTGTTCGACGTCGATCTCGAGCTCCGCGCGGGCGAGATCGTGGGCCTGCTGGGACGCAACGGCATGGGCAAGACGACGCTGGTGAACGCGGTGATGCAGTTGCTGCCACCCTGGTCCGGCGGCGTGGCTTTCCTGGGCGAGCCGATCGCGGGCCGGCCCGCGCACGAGGTGGCCCGTCGCGGCATCGCGCTGGTTCCGGAGGGGCGCCAGGTCTTTCCGAATCTTTCGGTGCGGGAACACCTGGAGGCCTTCACCCGCCCCGGCCCGTGGACGCCGGACAAGCTCTGGGACTTGTTTCCGCGGCTGGCCGAGCGGCGCGGCCACCGCGGCGACCAGCTGTCCGGGGGCGAGCAGCAGATGCTGGCCATGGCGCGCGCGCTGGCCACCAATCCGCGGCTGTTGATCCTGGACGAGGCCAGCGAAGGGCTCGCGCCGCTGGTGCGCGAGGAGATCTGGCGCGTGCTGGGCGTGCTGCGCGATGGCGGGCATTCGATGCTGGTGATCGACAAGTACGTGCAGCGGCTGGTGGGGTTGGCGGACCGGCACGTGATCCTGGAGAAAGGACGTGTCGTGTGGACAGGGACGTCGCAGGCACTTTCCGCCGACCGGGCGCTCTGGACCCGCTACCTCGGGATCTAG